A single window of Dendropsophus ebraccatus isolate aDenEbr1 chromosome 5, aDenEbr1.pat, whole genome shotgun sequence DNA harbors:
- the LOC138793324 gene encoding olfactory receptor 52K2-like, with product MAAINISSVYTSVFILVGIPDLESYHVWLSVPIFIMYVVAMLGNLLMFLLITMEPRLHNPMYYFLCTLSITDLIVLNAIVLKLLCILWLNDKKISFFSCLVQMFLIYCFSSSESGILTAMAFDRYMAICDPLHYTSALTNTLIVKIVIALVIRGAIITTPIIWMANKLPYCQSHHIPYSYCDHMSVVKLACTDVTINSVYGLITAMIIIVFDVSCIAGSYICILRAVLRLSTKNAKSKAFGTCTSHISIILIFYSLGLFSILTHRLGHVAPYIHVIVATLYLLIPPTLNPIIYGVKTKEIRTAALQLFTRPVL from the coding sequence ATGGCGGCCATCAACATCTCCAGCGTGTACACCAGTGTCTTTATCCTGGTGGGGATCCCGGACCTTGAGTCTTATCACGTGTGGCTATCGGTCCCCATCTTCATCATGTATGTTGTAGCCATGTTGGGGAACCTCCTGATGTTCCTCCTTATAACCATGGAACCGCGGCTTCACAATCCCATGTATTATTTCCTCTGTACTTTGTCCATCACTGATTTGATTGTATTGAACGCCATTGTCCTGAAACTTCTCTGTATCCTCTGGCTGAATGACAAGAAGATCTCTTTCTTCTCCTGCCTTGTGCAGATGTTCCTCATCTACTGTTTCAGCTCTTCAGAATCGGGAATCCTCACGGCCATGGCCTTCGATAGGTACATGGCCATCTGTGATCCTCTACATTACACAAGTGCATTAACCAACACATTAATAGTGAAAATAGTGATAGCTCTGGTGATACGAGGAGCCATCATCACAACCCCCATTATATGGATGGCCAATAAACTCCCGTACTGCCAGAGCCACCACATCCCTTACTCCTACTGTGACCACATGTCGGTCGTGAAGTTAGCCTGTACAGACGTCACCATCAACAGTGTCTATGGGTTGATTACAGCCATGATAATCATTGTGTTTGATGTGTCATGCATTGCTGGATCCTATATCTGTATACTGAGGGCAGTTTTAAGACTTTCCACTAAGAACGCTAAGAGTAAGGCCTTCGGGACGTGTACGTCCCACATCTCGATCATCCTCATATTCTACAGCCTTGGATTGTTTTCCATTCTGACTCATAGACTAGGTCACGTAGCTCCATACATCCATGTGATTGTGGCCACCCTCTACCTGCTCATCCCACCAACCCTCAACCCCATCATCTATGGTGTGAAGACCAAGGAGATCCGCACGGCAGCCCTCCAGCTCTTTACTCGCCCTGTATTATAG